The DNA segment TTGAAAATTCTCCCCATCCCCCCATCTCCCCATCCCCCCATCCCCTCTTCCCCTCTTCTCAATTCTTGACGCCAGTGGAAGCGACGGTGATGGCGTTGGGTATTCACGTTGATACTGGTTCTCTAACTTTCGAGCATACTACACCGAGAGATGCTGCTGCGTTGGCTTGGTTGATGGCACAAGGTGCCAGCGTCTCGGTGATTGGAGAATATGTCGATCCGGGTTTATCTCGTCAATTGCAAGAATTGCTGACGGTGGCTTTGGATAATTTGCAGAGTAAAAGCGTGTGGGGTTATACCGTATCTTGGAGCGCGATCGCAACTTCCGGTTTCGTCCCCGGGTTATCCAGTCTAGCTTCTCGTTTAGTGGAAATTACGGAGAGCGATGCTTTGTTATTAGCAGCCAGTTATTCAGTCGGAGAAGGAGAAGAGGAGAGCGAGAAAGCAAAAGAAAATTCTCCCCATCTCCCCATCCCCCCCTCTACCAATCAAAAACTAACTATAATAGGGCGATCGCGCATTGAAGGAACCGATCTCAATCAATTATTTCAACCATTGGGTGGTGGGGGACATTCCCAAGCCGCATCTTTACTATTAAAAGATGTAGACTCCACCGCCATCTTAGAACAACTGATCGAACAACTCAAAAATCAAATTCCCCAACCACCCAAAGCACGAGAATTAATGTCATCTCCGGTGCGAACGATTCGACCGGATACTACGATTGGGGAAGCTCAACGTATTTTATTGCGATACGGTCATTCGGGGTTATCTGTAGTTAATGCAGAAGACAAATTAGTGGGGATTATTTCCCGACGAGATATTGATATTGCGCTGCATCACGGTTTCAGTCACGCGCCAGTCAAAGGTTACATGACCGTGAATCTCAAAACGATCGCGCCGGATACGCCTTTACCGGATATCGAATCTTTGATGGTAACTTATGATATCGGGCGACTGCCAGTTTTAGAGAACGATCGATTAATCGGAATCGTTACCCGCACTGATGTTTTGCGAGAGTTGCATCAATTAAGTATCGGATCGGCAGACCGTCGCAGTAAAAATGGTTTGGGAAATTTGTCTTATTGTCCTTTACCACAAACTATACAGGAAATTTTGCGATCGCGTCTCGCTCCTCCCTTATGGCAATTATTGCAAACCGCATCTCGCTATGCAGTACAAAGAGGCTGGCATTTATATTTAGTTGGGGGTGCGGTACGAGATTTGTTGCTAGCCAATTCCGTTGGTGTTTTGACGATCGAAGATATCGATTTAGTAGTAGATGGCTTTCATCGATCGGCTGATGTTGGCGCAGGAGTAGAATTAGCCAAAGCACTTCAGCAAATTCATCCAAATACTCGCTTAGAAGTTCACGGGTCTTTTCAAACCGCCGCCCTTTTATGGCACAATGACCCCAATTTAGGTTCCCTCTGGGTAGATATTGCCACGGCTCGCACCGAATTCTATCCTTACCCAGCAGCGAATCCCGAAGTAGAAGCTAGTTCGATTCGCCAAGATTTGTATCGGCGGGACTTTACGATCAATGCTTTGGCAGTTAGATTAACAGAACCGGGTAACGGTCAGTTACTCGACTTTTTCGGCGGTTTGTTAGATTTAGAATCTCGTCAAATTCGAGTTTTACATCCCAATAGTTTTATTGAAGACCCTACCCGCATTTACCGAGCCGTGCGGTTTGCGGTGCGTTTGGGATTTCAAATCGAACCGCAAACAGAAGCATATATTCGTTATTGCGTAGCTAGTGGTATATATGAAGTATCCAGAGGGCAAAATAGTAAAACCCCTGCTTTGGAAACGCGCTTGAAAAGCGAGCTAAAGTATAT comes from the Leptolyngbyaceae cyanobacterium genome and includes:
- a CDS encoding CBS domain-containing protein — encoded protein: ENSPHPPISPSPHPLFPSSQFLTPVEATVMALGIHVDTGSLTFEHTTPRDAAALAWLMAQGASVSVIGEYVDPGLSRQLQELLTVALDNLQSKSVWGYTVSWSAIATSGFVPGLSSLASRLVEITESDALLLAASYSVGEGEEESEKAKENSPHLPIPPSTNQKLTIIGRSRIEGTDLNQLFQPLGGGGHSQAASLLLKDVDSTAILEQLIEQLKNQIPQPPKARELMSSPVRTIRPDTTIGEAQRILLRYGHSGLSVVNAEDKLVGIISRRDIDIALHHGFSHAPVKGYMTVNLKTIAPDTPLPDIESLMVTYDIGRLPVLENDRLIGIVTRTDVLRELHQLSIGSADRRSKNGLGNLSYCPLPQTIQEILRSRLAPPLWQLLQTASRYAVQRGWHLYLVGGAVRDLLLANSVGVLTIEDIDLVVDGFHRSADVGAGVELAKALQQIHPNTRLEVHGSFQTAALLWHNDPNLGSLWVDIATARTEFYPYPAANPEVEASSIRQDLYRRDFTINALAVRLTEPGNGQLLDFFGGLLDLESRQIRVLHPNSFIEDPTRIYRAVRFAVRLGFQIEPQTEAYIRYCVASGIYEVSRGQNSKTPALETRLKSELKYILQAPYWKTALQLLADLGALRCIHPTLELDNKLWWQVRLVDRCLRKFDPQKNLEHWQIRLEVLIAYLSPEYRGKVASNLQLPTDSIERLRNLDRAEFKLIDGASRWKSKSEIVRFFRQYQLPTSILLATHLSRQIRRIIWQYLTNLSHVKAPLNGNDLKELGYKPGKQYSQMLDELLAATLDGLINDKASGEAFLAERYPLNK